One genomic region from Mesorhizobium terrae encodes:
- the thrS gene encoding threonine--tRNA ligase, whose product MLNSVSLTFPDGSVREYDAAMTGAGLAESISKSLAKKAVAYSVDGQLCDLSDPLGKSGKVEIVTRDDPRALELIRHDTAHVLAEAVQELWPGTQVTIGPVIDNGFYYDFARNEPFTPEDFPTIEKKMREIIARNRPFTKEVWSRDRAKKVFRDKGESYKLELIDAIPEDQDLKIYAQGEWFDLCRGPHMASTGQIGSAFKLMKVAGAYWRGDANNPMLTRIYGTAWADQAQLDAYIHMLEEAEKRDHRKLGREMDLFHFQEEGPGVVFWHAKGWKMFQNLVSYMRRRLGEQGYQEVNAPQVLDKSLWETSGHWGWYRDAMFKVTVAGDDTDDDRVFALKPMNCPGHVQIFKHGLKSYRDLPVKLAEFGNVHRYEPSGALHGLMRVRGFTQDDAHIFCTEEQLAAECLRINDLILSTYADFGFDEISVKLSTRPDKRVGSDEAWDHAEEIMSKVLATIQQRSGNRIKTSINPGEGAFYGPKFEYVLKDAIGREWQCGTTQVDFNLPERFGAFYIGSDSEKKQPVMVHRAICGSMERFLGILIENYSGHFPLWFAPLQVVVATITSEADAYAEKVVERLKAAGLSAEADLRNEKINYKVREHSLAKVPVILVCGKREAEEETVNVRRLGSRDQQSLTLAEAVTALADEATPPDLKRKKLA is encoded by the coding sequence TTGCTGAATTCCGTTTCCCTGACATTTCCTGATGGTTCCGTCCGCGAATACGACGCGGCGATGACCGGTGCAGGCCTGGCCGAGTCGATCTCGAAGTCGCTCGCCAAGAAGGCCGTGGCCTACAGCGTCGATGGCCAGTTGTGTGATCTTTCCGATCCGCTCGGCAAGTCCGGCAAGGTCGAGATCGTCACCCGCGACGACCCGCGCGCGCTGGAATTGATCCGCCACGACACCGCCCATGTGCTGGCAGAGGCCGTGCAGGAATTGTGGCCGGGCACCCAGGTCACCATCGGTCCCGTCATCGACAACGGCTTCTACTACGATTTCGCGCGCAACGAGCCCTTCACGCCTGAGGACTTTCCGACGATCGAGAAGAAGATGCGCGAGATCATCGCGCGCAACAGGCCCTTCACCAAGGAAGTCTGGTCGCGCGACCGTGCCAAGAAGGTATTCCGCGACAAGGGCGAGAGCTACAAGCTCGAGCTGATCGATGCGATCCCCGAGGACCAGGACCTCAAGATTTATGCCCAGGGCGAGTGGTTTGACCTGTGCCGCGGTCCACATATGGCCTCGACCGGCCAGATCGGCAGCGCCTTCAAGCTGATGAAGGTTGCCGGCGCTTATTGGCGCGGCGACGCCAACAACCCGATGCTGACGCGCATCTACGGCACCGCCTGGGCAGACCAGGCGCAGCTCGACGCCTACATCCACATGCTGGAGGAGGCGGAAAAGCGCGACCATCGCAAGCTCGGTCGCGAGATGGACCTGTTCCATTTCCAGGAGGAAGGCCCCGGCGTCGTCTTCTGGCACGCCAAGGGCTGGAAGATGTTCCAGAACCTGGTTTCTTACATGCGCCGTCGGCTGGGCGAACAGGGCTATCAGGAAGTCAACGCTCCGCAGGTGCTCGACAAGAGCCTGTGGGAGACTTCCGGGCACTGGGGTTGGTATCGCGATGCCATGTTCAAGGTGACGGTGGCCGGCGACGACACCGACGACGACCGTGTTTTCGCGCTGAAGCCGATGAACTGCCCGGGTCACGTGCAGATTTTCAAGCACGGGCTGAAATCCTACCGCGATCTGCCTGTAAAGCTTGCTGAATTCGGCAATGTGCATCGCTACGAGCCGTCGGGCGCACTGCACGGGCTGATGCGCGTGCGCGGCTTCACGCAGGACGACGCCCATATCTTCTGCACCGAGGAGCAACTCGCCGCCGAGTGCCTGCGCATCAACGACCTGATCCTGTCGACCTATGCCGATTTCGGCTTCGATGAGATCAGCGTGAAGCTGTCGACCCGTCCCGACAAGCGGGTCGGTTCCGACGAGGCGTGGGATCACGCCGAGGAGATCATGTCGAAGGTGCTGGCGACGATCCAGCAGCGATCCGGCAATCGCATCAAGACGTCGATCAATCCGGGCGAGGGCGCGTTCTACGGGCCGAAGTTCGAATATGTGTTGAAGGACGCGATCGGCCGCGAATGGCAGTGCGGCACCACGCAGGTCGACTTCAACCTGCCGGAGCGCTTCGGCGCTTTCTACATCGGCTCGGACTCCGAGAAGAAGCAGCCGGTCATGGTGCATCGCGCCATCTGCGGCTCGATGGAACGCTTCCTCGGCATCCTGATCGAGAACTATTCGGGCCATTTCCCGCTCTGGTTCGCGCCGTTGCAGGTGGTGGTGGCGACGATCACCTCCGAAGCCGATGCCTATGCCGAAAAGGTGGTGGAACGGCTCAAGGCGGCCGGGCTGTCGGCCGAGGCCGATCTGCGCAACGAGAAGATCAACTACAAGGTTCGCGAGCATTCGCTGGCCAAGGTTCCGGTCATTCTCGTCTGCGGCAAGCGCGAGGCGGAAGAAGAGACCGTCAACGTGCGCCGCCTGGGCTCACGCGACCAGCAGTCGCTGACGCTGGCCGAGGCGGTGACCGCGCTAGCGGACGAGGCGACGCCTCCCGACCTGAAACGCAAGAAGCTCGCCTGA
- the yidD gene encoding membrane protein insertion efficiency factor YidD, whose protein sequence is MNNDADGHGRECGHQHGEVGASTPRGRNWAGPWRRTPGRLAGTALVRFYQLTLSGFVGNSCRHMPTCSEYAYEAIARHGLWAGGWMGLFRVMRCGPGGTHGIDNVPVKLAPDLHWWAFWRFWRVGKRHAGEQG, encoded by the coding sequence ATGAACAACGACGCTGACGGGCATGGCCGCGAATGCGGGCATCAGCACGGCGAGGTTGGTGCGTCCACACCACGCGGCCGCAACTGGGCCGGGCCCTGGCGCCGGACGCCGGGCAGGCTGGCGGGCACCGCCCTGGTGCGGTTCTACCAACTGACCTTGTCCGGTTTCGTCGGCAATTCATGCCGGCACATGCCGACCTGTTCGGAATACGCCTATGAGGCGATCGCCCGCCATGGCCTGTGGGCCGGCGGCTGGATGGGGCTGTTCAGGGTCATGCGCTGCGGCCCCGGCGGCACGCATGGCATCGACAACGTGCCGGTCAAGCTCGCGCCGGATCTCCACTGGTGGGCGTTCTGGCGCTTTTGGCGTGTCGGCAAGCGGCACGCCGGCGAGCAGGGCTGA